A portion of the Oncorhynchus clarkii lewisi isolate Uvic-CL-2024 chromosome 27, UVic_Ocla_1.0, whole genome shotgun sequence genome contains these proteins:
- the LOC139386348 gene encoding B-cell CLL/lymphoma 7 protein family member B-A-like, producing MDSSSSSSQHASEAVSPLPHTTTLHTTEDAQPPMLGQESVDEPSQPAHEVADEPPTLIKEDLVLPLGVRVKTPCTEEEEGSGAPPLKKVCTEKKAVLR from the exons ATGGACAGCAGCAGCTCCAGCTCCCAGCATGCCAGTGAGGCAGTCAGTCCTCTTCCCCACACCACAACCCTCCACACGACCGAAGACGCTCAACCACCCATGCTGGGCCAGGAGAGTGTGGACG AACCATCCCAGCCAGCACATGAAGTTGCTGATGAGCCTCCAACATTGATCAAAGAGGACCTGGTTTTGCCCCTTGGTGTCCGAGTAAAAACTCCATGCACAGAG gaagaagagggatcagGAGCCCCTCCACTGAAGAAAGTTTGCACTGAAAAAAAGGCTGTACTGAGATAA